In Rathayibacter sp. VKM Ac-2762, one DNA window encodes the following:
- a CDS encoding SIP domain-containing protein, translated as MCMFEDRDGSAPVDVKQFLIAGDETVVPWIQSILDTLPANARGQVFVEVDDARGLPPLAAPGRVCVTWLGRSERSGAPGTGERCSRGVALDRAVRAWVGEMSVVDGDYPWADGRHDFCAWIGGAGPVVAELAADVEARLRTSAEHAAR; from the coding sequence ATGTGCATGTTCGAGGACCGCGACGGCTCCGCGCCGGTCGACGTGAAGCAGTTCCTGATCGCGGGCGACGAGACCGTCGTGCCGTGGATCCAGAGCATCCTCGACACTCTCCCCGCGAACGCCCGCGGCCAGGTCTTCGTCGAGGTCGACGACGCGCGCGGACTGCCGCCGCTCGCCGCCCCCGGACGGGTCTGCGTCACCTGGCTCGGCCGCTCCGAGCGCTCGGGCGCCCCCGGCACCGGTGAGCGATGCTCCCGCGGAGTCGCACTCGACCGCGCGGTCCGGGCCTGGGTCGGCGAGATGTCGGTCGTCGACGGCGACTACCCGTGGGCCGACGGCCGCCACGACTTCTGCGCCTGGATCGGCGGGGCCGGCCCCGTCGTCGCCGAGCTCGCCGCCGACGTGGAGGCGCGCCTGCGCACCTCCGCCGAGCACGCCGCGCGCTGA
- a CDS encoding DUF501 domain-containing protein, with product MTTPPFDPPSERDIAVVSAQLGRPARDVVGISARCVCGDPTVVSTSPRLSDGTPFPTFYYLTHPAATAAISQLEATQVMVEYNAMLAEDEELREAYAAAHRAFLADRESVGSVPEIAGISSGGMPSRVKCLHALAAHALAAGPGVNPIGDLALARADWSPERCACRPLDA from the coding sequence GTGACCACGCCCCCCTTCGATCCGCCGTCCGAGCGCGACATCGCGGTCGTCTCCGCCCAGCTGGGCCGTCCCGCCCGGGACGTCGTCGGGATCAGCGCCCGCTGCGTCTGCGGCGACCCGACGGTGGTCTCCACGAGCCCCCGCCTGTCCGACGGCACGCCGTTCCCCACCTTCTACTACCTGACCCACCCCGCCGCGACGGCCGCGATCTCGCAGCTCGAGGCCACCCAGGTCATGGTCGAGTACAACGCGATGCTCGCCGAGGACGAGGAGCTGCGCGAGGCGTACGCCGCTGCGCACCGGGCGTTCCTGGCCGACCGCGAGAGCGTCGGCTCCGTCCCCGAGATCGCGGGCATCTCCTCCGGGGGCATGCCCTCGCGGGTGAAGTGCCTCCACGCCCTCGCCGCGCACGCCCTCGCGGCGGGCCCCGGCGTCAATCCGATCGGCGATCTGGCCCTGGCCCGCGCCGACTGGTCTCCCGAGCGCTGCGCCTGCAGGCCGCTCGACGCGTAG
- a CDS encoding amidase: protein MFELHHLSAQEQWDWLQRGEVTPLELADHYLARIERWNGELGAFATVTADRARERASALGTGPGTAPLWGLPSGDKDLWRRAGVRTASGSRLREHHVPTASDEIVEVLDAAGAVSLGKTAAPEFGMPSYTETLIGPPAVTPWDTRLGAGGSSGGAAVAVAAGLLPFAPASDGGGSIRIPAAACGLVGLKPSRGRVAALSGIGGVGGLTVAGPITRSVADAGLLLEGMLERTNGRLPQRWSLGAPGDGDGSFLGAAVRGEGRFQIGVLTDSPWDEEYEIALAPEARAALDEGIAALAALGHGLEEASLPPSAAYPAAFRTLWQSGAATLPVEGADLDLLEPLTRWLVEEGRRRSAREIVEAASWLSGYERAVIAAFSGVDAVLTPTLAMTPRPVGWYDLEDPERNFEQQCLYTPYTSFVNVSGLPAITLPLSTTEEGLPMGVQLIGRPGGEATLLAIGAQLERRARWQRRHPPQW, encoded by the coding sequence ATGTTCGAACTCCACCACCTCAGCGCCCAGGAGCAGTGGGACTGGCTGCAGCGCGGAGAGGTCACGCCTCTCGAGCTCGCCGATCACTACCTCGCCCGGATCGAGCGCTGGAACGGGGAGCTGGGCGCCTTCGCCACGGTGACCGCCGATCGGGCGCGGGAGCGGGCATCAGCGCTCGGCACCGGGCCCGGAACCGCTCCGCTCTGGGGCCTGCCGAGCGGCGACAAGGACCTCTGGCGGCGCGCGGGCGTGCGGACCGCATCCGGATCGCGGCTGCGCGAGCACCACGTGCCCACCGCCTCCGACGAGATCGTCGAGGTGCTCGATGCGGCGGGAGCGGTCAGCCTCGGCAAGACCGCGGCGCCCGAGTTCGGGATGCCCTCCTACACCGAGACGCTGATCGGCCCACCCGCCGTCACGCCCTGGGACACCCGCCTCGGGGCCGGCGGATCCAGCGGAGGAGCGGCGGTCGCCGTCGCCGCGGGACTGCTGCCGTTCGCCCCCGCCTCGGACGGCGGCGGGTCCATCCGCATCCCCGCCGCGGCCTGCGGCCTGGTGGGACTGAAGCCCTCCCGCGGACGTGTCGCCGCGCTCTCCGGCATCGGCGGGGTCGGCGGCCTGACGGTCGCCGGGCCGATCACCCGCTCGGTCGCCGACGCGGGCCTCCTGCTCGAGGGCATGCTGGAGCGGACGAACGGCCGCCTTCCGCAGCGCTGGTCGCTCGGCGCGCCCGGTGACGGCGACGGCTCGTTCCTCGGCGCCGCGGTGCGCGGAGAGGGGCGCTTCCAGATCGGCGTGCTGACGGACTCGCCCTGGGACGAGGAGTACGAGATCGCTCTCGCTCCGGAGGCGCGCGCCGCGCTGGACGAGGGGATCGCCGCGCTGGCCGCGCTCGGCCACGGGCTCGAGGAGGCGTCGCTGCCCCCGAGCGCCGCGTACCCCGCCGCGTTCCGGACGCTGTGGCAGAGCGGCGCGGCGACCCTGCCCGTCGAGGGCGCGGACCTCGATCTGCTGGAGCCGCTGACCCGCTGGCTGGTGGAGGAGGGACGCCGGCGCTCCGCCCGCGAGATCGTCGAGGCGGCGTCCTGGCTCTCGGGCTACGAGCGCGCGGTGATCGCGGCGTTCTCCGGCGTCGACGCGGTCCTGACGCCGACGCTGGCGATGACGCCGCGCCCCGTCGGCTGGTACGACCTCGAGGATCCCGAGCGCAATTTCGAGCAGCAGTGCCTCTACACGCCGTACACGTCCTTCGTGAACGTGAGCGGCCTCCCCGCGATCACCCTTCCGCTGAGCACCACGGAGGAGGGCCTGCCGATGGGAGTCCAGCTGATCGGGCGACCCGGCGGCGAGGCGACGCTGCTGGCGATCGGCGCGCAGCTCGAGCGGCGGGCGCGCTGGCAGAGGCGGCACCCGCCGCAGTGGTGA
- a CDS encoding SDR family NAD(P)-dependent oxidoreductase, protein MVTDMTGRVVVLTGASSGIGRVAAGALASAGARVAVVGRNPERTRAVAADVGGDAFLADFDRLDDVRALADGLLERYERIDVLANNAGGLVSHRAETVDGHERTIQSNHLAPFLLTRLLLPRMIETSRERAGVRVVSTASLANRFGRLRLDDLDNRRGPWLGGWRAYGTSKLVTILFIRELAERLLTTSVDAYSFHPGVVSTSFGADSTMMKLMTSLSVGSFGISAEAGAVPLITLASEPDVGAASGTYFDQLTPHGSLNPQARDRALAHDLWTLSSRLVGVSPTL, encoded by the coding sequence GTGGTCACTGACATGACGGGGCGCGTCGTCGTCCTCACCGGAGCCAGTTCCGGCATCGGCCGGGTCGCGGCGGGAGCGCTGGCGTCCGCCGGTGCCCGCGTGGCCGTGGTCGGGCGGAACCCCGAGCGCACCCGCGCGGTCGCCGCCGACGTGGGAGGGGACGCGTTCCTGGCCGACTTCGACCGGCTCGACGACGTCCGCGCCCTGGCCGACGGCCTCCTCGAGCGCTACGAGCGGATCGACGTGCTGGCGAACAACGCGGGCGGGCTCGTCTCCCACCGCGCCGAGACGGTCGACGGCCACGAGCGGACGATCCAGAGCAATCACCTCGCGCCGTTCCTGCTCACGCGGCTCCTGCTCCCGCGGATGATCGAGACCTCGAGGGAGCGGGCCGGCGTCCGCGTCGTCTCCACGGCGAGCCTCGCGAACCGCTTCGGTCGCCTGAGGCTCGACGACCTCGACAACCGCCGCGGTCCGTGGCTGGGCGGCTGGCGGGCGTACGGCACGTCGAAGCTGGTGACGATCCTCTTCATCCGCGAGCTGGCGGAGCGCCTGCTGACGACGTCGGTCGACGCGTACTCGTTCCACCCGGGCGTCGTCTCGACGAGCTTCGGTGCCGACAGCACGATGATGAAGCTGATGACGAGCCTCTCGGTCGGCTCCTTCGGCATCTCCGCCGAGGCGGGTGCGGTACCGCTGATCACCCTCGCCTCCGAGCCCGACGTCGGTGCCGCCAGCGGCACCTACTTCGACCAGCTGACACCGCACGGCTCCCTGAACCCCCAGGCCCGAGACCGCGCTCTCGCCCACGACCTCTGGACTCTCTCCAGCCGCCTCGTGGGCGTCTCCCCCACCCTGTAG
- a CDS encoding NAD(P)/FAD-dependent oxidoreductase, translated as MSSTTDEFDVIVIGAGPVGENLADRAVQGGLTAAVVESELVGGECSYWACMPSKALLRPPMALRAARDLPGAAQAVSGGVDVPALLARRDSFTSHFDDHGQVQWLEGAGIELVRGHGRLSGEREVTVTGPDGEVRVLRARSAVAVATGTTAVVPDIPGLRAASPWTSREATSAEEVPPRLVVIGGGVVATEMATAYAGMGSSVTLVARSGLLAPFEPFAGELVGSALQELGVDLRLGDSPVSVERRSDGTVAVTLEGGDVIEADQVLAATGRAPHTRDVGLETVGLEPGSSLTVDDTMLVLGGDGAPLGGGRPWLYGVGDVNHRALLTHQGKYQARAAGDVIVARATGAEVHDAPWGAHVATADHEAVPQVVFTDPEVASVGLTAAAAEKAGYRTRVVDYEIGSVAGAALAADGYTGTARMVVDEDRKVVLGVTFVGKEVGELIHSATIAVVGEVPLSRLWHAVPSYPTISEVWLRLLETYGRDSA; from the coding sequence ATGAGCAGCACGACGGATGAGTTCGACGTCATCGTCATCGGAGCAGGACCGGTGGGCGAGAACCTCGCGGACCGCGCGGTCCAGGGCGGCCTCACCGCGGCCGTCGTCGAGAGCGAGCTCGTCGGGGGCGAGTGCTCCTACTGGGCGTGCATGCCCTCGAAGGCGCTGCTGCGGCCGCCGATGGCGCTCCGCGCCGCCCGTGATCTTCCCGGCGCGGCGCAGGCGGTGAGCGGAGGAGTCGACGTGCCCGCGCTCCTGGCCCGCCGCGACTCCTTCACCAGCCACTTCGACGACCACGGCCAGGTGCAGTGGCTCGAGGGCGCCGGCATCGAGCTCGTCCGCGGGCACGGCCGCCTGAGCGGCGAGCGCGAGGTCACCGTGACCGGACCCGACGGCGAGGTGCGCGTGCTCCGCGCCCGCTCCGCCGTCGCCGTCGCGACCGGCACCACCGCCGTCGTCCCCGACATCCCTGGCCTGCGCGCGGCATCCCCCTGGACGAGCCGCGAGGCCACCTCGGCCGAGGAGGTGCCGCCGCGCCTCGTCGTCATCGGCGGCGGAGTCGTCGCGACCGAGATGGCGACCGCCTACGCCGGCATGGGCTCCTCCGTCACGCTCGTCGCCCGCAGCGGACTCCTCGCGCCGTTCGAGCCCTTCGCCGGCGAGCTCGTCGGCTCGGCGCTCCAGGAGCTCGGCGTCGACCTGCGCCTCGGCGACTCGCCCGTCTCGGTCGAGCGCCGGTCCGACGGCACCGTGGCCGTGACGCTCGAGGGCGGCGACGTCATCGAGGCCGACCAGGTGCTCGCCGCGACCGGCCGCGCCCCGCACACCCGCGACGTCGGCCTCGAGACGGTGGGCCTCGAGCCCGGCTCCTCGCTGACGGTCGACGACACGATGCTCGTGCTGGGCGGCGACGGTGCTCCCCTCGGCGGCGGGCGTCCGTGGCTCTACGGGGTGGGCGACGTGAACCACCGCGCACTGCTCACGCACCAGGGCAAGTACCAGGCCCGTGCGGCCGGCGACGTGATCGTCGCGCGCGCCACCGGTGCCGAGGTCCACGACGCCCCCTGGGGAGCGCACGTCGCGACCGCGGACCACGAGGCCGTGCCGCAGGTCGTCTTCACCGACCCCGAGGTCGCGTCGGTCGGCCTGACCGCCGCGGCCGCCGAGAAGGCCGGCTACCGCACCCGCGTCGTCGACTACGAGATCGGCTCGGTCGCCGGCGCCGCCCTCGCCGCCGACGGCTACACGGGCACCGCGCGGATGGTCGTGGACGAGGACCGGAAGGTCGTCCTCGGCGTCACCTTCGTCGGCAAGGAGGTCGGCGAGCTGATCCACTCCGCGACGATCGCCGTCGTCGGCGAGGTGCCGCTCTCGCGCCTCTGGCACGCGGTCCCCTCCTATCCGACGATCAGCGAGGTCTGGCTGCGGCTGCTCGAGACCTACGGACGCGACAGCGCGTGA
- a CDS encoding ATP-dependent DNA ligase produces the protein MGKLLYGASGVEIEFDDRTLTHVQIVIANKLRRRESFFFSWRDDPAVGDGRSSIWLDPSVPLYFKYFGGRVPSINRTWIDLLTVSANSSGGLQLVQEPDAAPTPPPKGEQGA, from the coding sequence ATGGGGAAGCTGCTCTACGGAGCCTCGGGAGTCGAGATCGAGTTCGACGACCGCACGCTCACGCACGTCCAGATCGTCATCGCCAACAAGCTGCGCCGCCGCGAGAGCTTCTTCTTCTCCTGGCGGGACGACCCCGCGGTCGGCGACGGCCGCTCGAGCATCTGGCTCGACCCCTCCGTGCCCCTCTACTTCAAGTACTTCGGCGGACGGGTCCCCTCGATCAACCGCACCTGGATCGACTTGCTGACCGTCTCGGCGAACTCGTCCGGCGGGCTGCAGCTCGTGCAGGAGCCGGACGCCGCCCCCACCCCGCCGCCGAAGGGCGAGCAGGGCGCCTGA
- a CDS encoding transferase — protein MAGTGMNKGRGARGSDDEIVYRRHANGRGMVAPGSRVSATAYVETGAYVEPGATVGERAWIGAGSWVDRDAMIGHSAFIGANVHVGPEAIIGPGARIGSYSRIGRSAVIATGARIDRDTVVPDGARKGIDEASESGRRAA, from the coding sequence ATGGCAGGAACAGGGATGAACAAGGGTCGAGGGGCGCGCGGCAGTGACGACGAGATCGTCTACCGCCGCCACGCGAACGGACGCGGCATGGTCGCTCCCGGATCGCGCGTCTCGGCGACCGCGTACGTGGAGACCGGCGCCTACGTGGAGCCCGGCGCGACCGTGGGCGAGCGCGCCTGGATCGGCGCGGGCAGCTGGGTCGACCGCGACGCCATGATCGGGCACAGCGCCTTCATCGGCGCGAACGTGCACGTCGGGCCCGAGGCGATCATCGGACCGGGGGCGCGGATCGGGAGCTACTCCCGCATCGGACGCTCGGCCGTGATCGCGACCGGCGCCCGCATCGACCGCGACACCGTGGTGCCCGACGGCGCCCGGAAGGGCATCGACGAGGCGAGCGAGAGCGGCCGCCGGGCGGCCTGA
- a CDS encoding siderophore-interacting protein, with amino-acid sequence MPPTTAAPARPAYRPYLATVAAATRIAPHFIRVTLTGTGLDHVGCTGPDQRIKLVVPTAASDAPAFLASVSDPDGPDGLDPDWYGRWRQLPDELRNPLRTYTIRAVRPEDAEVDIDFAAHGDTGPASAWVESARAGDQIVIIAPDTRSDLPGGGVEFHPGAATSLLLAGDETAVPAIAAILESLDDDATGAAFLEVPTAHDRLPLRHPAGVHVTWIVRADAAAPGAALGDAVRAWATRFLTAHHRGVDVSDIDVDHEMLWEVPDESTDPGLYAWIAGEAGAVKLIRRCLVTELGLDRKRVAFMGYWRLGRQESN; translated from the coding sequence ATGCCTCCGACGACCGCCGCCCCCGCCCGACCGGCCTACCGGCCGTACCTCGCGACCGTCGCCGCAGCGACCCGGATCGCCCCGCACTTCATCCGCGTGACCCTCACCGGCACCGGCCTCGACCACGTCGGCTGCACCGGCCCCGACCAGCGCATCAAGCTCGTCGTCCCCACCGCCGCCTCCGACGCCCCCGCCTTCCTCGCCTCCGTCTCGGACCCCGACGGACCCGACGGACTCGACCCCGACTGGTACGGCCGCTGGCGACAGCTCCCCGACGAGCTCCGGAACCCGCTCCGCACCTACACCATCCGCGCCGTCCGCCCCGAGGACGCCGAGGTCGACATCGACTTCGCCGCCCACGGCGACACCGGACCGGCCTCCGCCTGGGTCGAGAGCGCCCGCGCCGGCGACCAGATCGTCATCATCGCGCCCGACACGCGCTCCGACCTCCCCGGCGGCGGAGTCGAGTTCCACCCCGGCGCCGCCACCTCCCTCCTCCTCGCCGGCGACGAGACGGCCGTCCCCGCCATCGCCGCGATCCTCGAGAGCCTCGACGACGACGCCACCGGAGCCGCGTTCCTCGAGGTCCCCACCGCCCACGACCGCCTCCCGCTCCGCCACCCCGCCGGCGTCCACGTCACCTGGATCGTCCGCGCCGACGCGGCAGCCCCCGGAGCGGCCCTCGGCGACGCGGTCCGCGCCTGGGCCACCCGCTTCCTCACCGCCCACCACCGCGGCGTCGACGTCAGCGACATCGACGTCGACCACGAGATGCTCTGGGAGGTCCCCGACGAGAGCACCGACCCCGGCCTCTACGCCTGGATCGCCGGAGAAGCCGGCGCCGTGAAGCTGATCCGCCGCTGCCTCGTCACCGAGCTCGGACTCGACCGGAAGCGGGTGGCGTTCATGGGGTACTGGCGCCTCGGCCGCCAAGAGTCCAACTGA
- a CDS encoding NAD(P)/FAD-dependent oxidoreductase, translated as MPRILIVGGGYAGFYTAWKLEKQLRPHEAEVTIVDPLPYMAYLPFLPEVAAGSIEPRHAIVSLRRHLKKTAILAAKVTKIDHANRTATITPTVGEPYEFEYDQIVVTAGSVSRTFPIPGVADNAIGLKTIEEATAIRDRMLTNFDKAASLPAGPERSRLLTVTVVGGGFAGIEVFAELRSFASALLKRYPEIDFEETQFHLIEAMGRIMPEVALETSHWVLKNLDQRGATVHLDTQLKSAENGVIQLSTGESFESDLIIWTAGVMANPSIKNSDLPIEERGRLRVRADLRVGHDDVLVEGAWGAGDATAVPDLTGGGVGGFCVPNAQHAVRQGKLMAKNITAVLRGEEPVDYVHKNLGAVAGLGIGIGVFQSGKIAVKGFPAWVMHRGYHGLAMPSWERKFRVVWGWWNNLWLGRDIASIEAREYPRGSFETYASRPRPAAPAAEAPAAQAPAQIPGQAGAPVPVGGEPAKS; from the coding sequence GTGCCCAGAATCCTGATCGTCGGAGGCGGCTACGCCGGCTTCTACACCGCGTGGAAGCTCGAGAAGCAGCTCCGCCCGCACGAGGCAGAGGTCACGATCGTCGACCCGCTGCCCTACATGGCGTACCTGCCCTTCCTCCCCGAGGTCGCCGCGGGGTCGATCGAGCCGCGCCACGCGATCGTCTCGCTCCGCCGCCACCTCAAGAAGACCGCGATCCTCGCCGCCAAGGTGACGAAGATCGACCACGCGAACCGCACCGCGACGATCACCCCGACCGTGGGCGAGCCCTACGAGTTCGAGTACGACCAGATCGTCGTCACCGCCGGCTCCGTCTCGCGCACCTTCCCGATCCCGGGCGTCGCCGACAACGCGATCGGCCTGAAGACGATCGAGGAGGCGACCGCGATCCGCGACCGCATGCTCACGAACTTCGACAAGGCCGCGTCGCTCCCCGCCGGCCCCGAGCGCTCGCGCCTGCTGACCGTCACGGTCGTCGGCGGCGGGTTCGCGGGCATCGAGGTCTTCGCCGAGCTGCGCTCCTTCGCGAGCGCGCTGCTCAAGCGCTACCCCGAGATCGACTTCGAGGAGACGCAGTTCCACCTCATCGAGGCGATGGGCCGGATCATGCCCGAGGTCGCCCTCGAGACGAGCCACTGGGTGCTGAAGAACCTCGACCAGCGCGGCGCCACCGTGCACCTCGACACGCAGCTCAAGTCGGCCGAGAACGGCGTCATCCAGCTGTCGACGGGCGAGAGCTTCGAGTCGGACCTCATCATCTGGACCGCGGGCGTCATGGCGAACCCGTCGATCAAGAACTCCGACCTGCCCATCGAGGAGCGCGGCCGCCTGCGCGTGCGCGCCGACCTCCGCGTCGGCCACGACGACGTGCTCGTCGAGGGCGCCTGGGGCGCCGGCGACGCGACGGCCGTCCCCGACCTCACCGGCGGCGGCGTCGGCGGCTTCTGCGTGCCGAACGCCCAGCACGCCGTCCGCCAGGGCAAGCTCATGGCCAAGAACATCACCGCGGTGCTCCGCGGCGAGGAGCCGGTCGACTACGTGCACAAGAACCTCGGCGCGGTCGCGGGCCTGGGCATCGGCATCGGCGTGTTCCAGTCCGGCAAGATCGCCGTGAAGGGCTTCCCCGCCTGGGTGATGCACCGCGGCTACCACGGTCTCGCCATGCCCTCGTGGGAGCGCAAGTTCCGCGTGGTCTGGGGCTGGTGGAACAACCTCTGGCTCGGCCGCGACATCGCCTCGATCGAGGCCCGCGAGTACCCCCGCGGCTCCTTCGAGACCTACGCGTCGCGTCCGCGTCCGGCGGCCCCGGCCGCCGAGGCTCCGGCCGCGCAGGCCCCGGCGCAGATCCCCGGCCAGGCCGGTGCTCCGGTCCCGGTCGGCGGCGAGCCCGCCAAGTCCTGA
- a CDS encoding family 1 glycosylhydrolase → MREDEARGRDRREVRVEAARFDDPRELGGLLPPGLRIGLAQSAFQTEGSLEAGGRGRSVWDDFALRRGTIAEEATPEIATDFLLSWREDLALLVDLGVDELRLSVSWPRLQPDGRGPIDRGGLGFYDRLLDGLAETGIRVALTLHHRDTPSALSGGWMNRDTAFRFGDLAFELGGRFGDRVADWITLDQPSTVMLEGYALARQAPGAGRLFSALPALHHQLLGHGVALEALRAAEVTGRIGLVDALAPVEPASDDDRDRAFASLADVLRNRLVADAVLTGSYPVGPEELPPFLGALAQADPVDLARISAPLDFYAVAPLPPLRIVAGRDPALPTGVGAPPALPFHTAPWPELDRTGDGSPVAPWAVVSVLRSLVERYGDALPPLVVTALGASYPDEPDREGAIVDTERIRWLGAHLAALAEAVHDGLPVEAVQLWTLVDAFEWQHGYSRPHGLVAVDTRSRDRVPKASFDWLRRVLDARS, encoded by the coding sequence ATGCGCGAAGACGAGGCCCGCGGGCGCGATCGGCGGGAGGTGCGCGTCGAGGCTGCGCGCTTCGACGATCCGCGCGAGCTGGGCGGGCTCCTGCCGCCGGGCCTGCGCATCGGACTGGCGCAGAGCGCCTTCCAGACGGAGGGCTCCCTCGAGGCGGGCGGCCGGGGCCGGTCGGTGTGGGACGACTTCGCGCTGCGACGGGGGACGATCGCCGAGGAGGCCACTCCCGAGATCGCGACGGACTTCCTCCTGAGCTGGCGCGAGGACCTCGCGCTGCTGGTCGATCTCGGCGTCGACGAGCTCCGGCTCTCGGTCTCGTGGCCCCGGCTGCAGCCCGACGGACGCGGGCCGATCGACCGCGGAGGGCTCGGCTTCTACGACCGCCTGCTCGACGGGCTCGCCGAGACGGGGATCCGGGTCGCGCTGACCCTGCACCACCGCGACACCCCGTCGGCGCTCAGCGGCGGCTGGATGAACCGCGACACCGCGTTCCGGTTCGGCGATCTCGCCTTCGAGCTCGGCGGGCGGTTCGGCGACCGGGTCGCCGACTGGATCACCCTCGACCAGCCGTCGACAGTGATGCTCGAGGGCTACGCGCTCGCGCGGCAGGCGCCGGGCGCCGGCCGGCTGTTCAGCGCCCTGCCGGCGCTGCACCACCAGCTCCTCGGGCACGGTGTGGCGCTGGAGGCGCTGCGGGCGGCGGAGGTGACCGGGAGGATCGGCCTGGTCGACGCGCTCGCGCCCGTCGAGCCCGCCTCCGACGACGACCGGGACCGCGCCTTCGCCTCCCTGGCGGACGTCCTGCGGAACCGCCTGGTGGCCGACGCCGTGCTGACCGGGTCCTACCCGGTCGGACCGGAGGAGCTGCCGCCGTTCCTCGGCGCCCTCGCGCAGGCGGATCCGGTCGACCTCGCGCGCATCTCGGCTCCGCTCGACTTCTACGCGGTCGCGCCGCTGCCGCCGCTGCGGATCGTGGCGGGCCGCGACCCGGCGCTGCCGACCGGGGTGGGCGCTCCTCCCGCGCTCCCCTTCCACACGGCGCCCTGGCCGGAGCTGGACCGCACGGGCGACGGCTCGCCGGTCGCACCCTGGGCGGTGGTCTCGGTGCTGCGGTCCCTCGTGGAGCGCTACGGCGACGCCCTGCCGCCGCTGGTGGTGACCGCGCTCGGCGCGAGCTACCCCGACGAGCCCGATCGCGAGGGTGCGATCGTCGACACGGAGCGGATCCGCTGGCTCGGGGCGCACCTGGCCGCTCTCGCCGAGGCCGTCCACGACGGACTGCCGGTCGAAGCCGTGCAGCTCTGGACCCTGGTCGACGCGTTCGAGTGGCAGCACGGCTACAGCCGCCCGCACGGGCTCGTGGCCGTCGACACGCGCAGCCGGGACCGCGTGCCCAAGGCGTCGTTCGACTGGCTCCGGCGCGTCCTCGACGCCCGCTCCTGA
- a CDS encoding transglutaminase family protein translates to MQRDVSAHLTLDVAAPAALVLSIAVADAYGAEESLTLTVDGRPLAAREVIDQHGTRLHVLDAPVGHLVVDYSARVLGRLAPLEGDEVDRLRYLRPSRYAESDVLWATARAEFAGLAGADLLHAVSSWVGTRLAYVPGSSLPTDGAERTLLARRGVCRDFAHLVVALLRALDVPARLAAVYAPGLQPMDFHAVAEAWIEGEWRAVDATTLAPRSSLVRIATGRDAADTAFLGVYGGIATLRELTVGAVADVLPGDDLDRPVSIG, encoded by the coding sequence ATGCAGCGCGACGTCTCGGCCCACCTGACCCTCGACGTCGCGGCTCCGGCCGCCCTCGTCCTCTCGATCGCGGTGGCCGACGCGTACGGGGCGGAGGAGTCGCTGACGCTCACCGTCGACGGCCGCCCGCTCGCCGCTCGCGAGGTGATCGACCAGCACGGCACCCGGCTGCACGTGCTCGACGCGCCGGTCGGGCACCTCGTCGTGGACTACTCCGCGCGCGTCCTGGGACGCCTCGCTCCGCTCGAGGGCGACGAGGTGGACCGGCTGCGGTACCTGCGGCCGAGCCGCTACGCCGAGTCGGACGTGCTGTGGGCGACGGCCCGGGCCGAGTTCGCCGGCCTGGCCGGGGCGGACCTCCTGCACGCGGTGAGCTCCTGGGTCGGCACGCGGCTGGCGTACGTCCCCGGCTCGAGCCTTCCGACGGACGGGGCCGAGCGGACGCTGCTCGCCCGCCGCGGCGTCTGCCGCGACTTCGCGCACCTCGTCGTCGCCCTCCTCCGGGCGCTGGACGTGCCCGCCCGACTGGCGGCCGTGTACGCGCCGGGACTGCAGCCGATGGACTTCCACGCGGTCGCGGAGGCCTGGATCGAGGGGGAGTGGCGGGCGGTCGACGCGACGACGCTCGCGCCGCGGTCGAGCCTCGTGCGGATCGCGACGGGACGCGACGCGGCCGACACCGCGTTCCTCGGCGTCTACGGCGGCATCGCGACGCTGCGCGAGCTGACCGTCGGCGCCGTGGCCGACGTGCTGCCGGGCGACGACCTCGACCGGCCCGTCTCGATCGGCTGA
- a CDS encoding Fe-S oxidoreductase: protein MSALRRAVATVALDPAITRPGYLFACAVGLAWGALWSTGPIRRSHGLVVFTGLPSWAFGRGGSCVGTSYLTGTNVSDSVLEHEAVHKEQWRLYGMWFPFAYTVAGRDPLRNRFEIEAGLEKGGYLRGH, encoded by the coding sequence GTGAGCGCGCTCCGTCGAGCCGTCGCGACGGTGGCCCTGGATCCGGCGATCACCCGGCCCGGCTACCTCTTCGCGTGCGCGGTCGGACTCGCCTGGGGCGCGCTGTGGAGCACGGGCCCGATCCGGCGCAGCCACGGCCTCGTCGTCTTCACCGGTCTGCCCTCCTGGGCGTTCGGCCGCGGAGGGTCCTGCGTCGGCACGAGCTACCTCACGGGCACCAACGTCTCCGACAGCGTCCTCGAGCACGAGGCCGTGCACAAGGAGCAGTGGCGGCTCTACGGGATGTGGTTCCCGTTCGCGTACACGGTGGCGGGTCGCGATCCGCTGCGCAATCGATTCGAGATCGAAGCCGGTCTCGAGAAGGGCGGATATCTCCGTGGTCACTGA